One genomic region from uncultured Cohaesibacter sp. encodes:
- a CDS encoding BolA family transcriptional regulator, with translation MPMEASEIETLIRQSLPDAKVIIRDLAGDGDHFAAEVVSESFRGKSRVQQHQLVYEALKGNMGGELHALALQTSVPD, from the coding sequence ATGCCAATGGAAGCGAGCGAAATCGAAACCCTGATCAGACAGTCACTACCGGATGCAAAGGTGATCATCCGGGACCTTGCTGGAGATGGCGATCATTTCGCCGCTGAAGTCGTCTCAGAGAGCTTCAGAGGGAAATCCCGCGTACAACAGCATCAGCTGGTATATGAAGCTCTGAAAGGCAATATGGGCGGTGAATTGCACGCTCTCGCACTGCAAACCTCAGTGCCAGATTGA